One Budorcas taxicolor isolate Tak-1 chromosome 13, Takin1.1, whole genome shotgun sequence DNA window includes the following coding sequences:
- the BHLHE23 gene encoding class E basic helix-loop-helix protein 23 produces MAELKSLSGDAYLELSRGYAAAGLAYGPARGPEAARCYGMPGTGGDLPAASAPRAPAAAAESSGEQSGDEDDAFERRRRRRGPGSAADGRRRPREQRSLRLSINARERRRMHDLNDALDGLRAVIPYAHSPSVRKLSKIATLLLAKNYILMQAQALDEMRRLVAYLNHGQGLAAPVAAAPLTPFGQAAVYPFSASAALPCPDKCAAFSGTPSALCKHCNEKP; encoded by the coding sequence ATGGCAGAGCTCAAGTCGCTGTCGGGGGACGCGTACCTGGAGCTGAGCCGCGGCTACGCGGCGGCGGGCCTCGCCTACGGGCCGGCCCGGGGGCCCGAGGCGGCCCGCTGCTACGGCATGCCGGGCACGGGAGGTGACCTCCCCGCGGCGTCCGCGCCCCGAGCCCCGGCCGCGGCAGCCGAGAGCAGCGGCGAGCAGAGCGGGGACGAGGACGACGCCTTCGagcggcggaggcggcggcgcGGGCCGGGGAGCGCGGCGGACGGACGGCGGCGGCCCCGGGAGCAGCGGTCGCTGCGGCTGAGCATCAACGCCCGGGAGCGCCGGCGGATGCACGACCTGAACGATGCCCTGGACGGTCTGCGCGCGGTGATCCCCTACGCGCACAGCCCGTCGGTGCGCAAGCTCTCCAAGATCGCCACGCTGCTGCTCGCCAAGAATTACATCCTCATGCAGGCGCAGGCCCTGGACGAGATGCGGCGCCTCGTGGCCTACCTCAACCACGGCCAGGGGTTGGCCGCGCCGGTGGCCGCCGCGCCCTTGACGCCCTTCGGCCAGGCTGCAGTGTACCCCTTCTCTGCCAGCGCCGCGCTGCCCTGTCCAGACAAGTGCGCCGCCTTCTCCGGGACGCCCTCGGCGCTTTGCAAACACTGTAACGAGAAGCCCTAA